One window from the genome of Moraxella nasibovis encodes:
- a CDS encoding DNA translocase FtsK — translation MNKLLQNDSVNQMLGQLPIVKRLFFSVIGVALLVFLFIALFSYNPADPAWSHVGSHQNITNVGGQLGAWTADILRAFFGLGAWFFVVMLSHELVRLWWVRTPVFWVLRLLAYGFLLLCLSAIFAQVGAWWSGESAVFGGMLGHELMTSLAGVLGVAMSVGFLVVIGTIVATLTFDIHWSALWRKRQQNTPDEAESEDEQADHELEEEALIISQNTPKTPVYQAHNHEGTLESFLVNSGLREDLLAKKHADAQADEHHQESWQAQEQADEWSADQALDNAKTDSHEVDGLAGAAWAVQNTPSDDMAHDVGDAGVAWSDETAGKRAEDVRYDGIDDTYSDDAYSDDTHAQTTAFAGVDLNAWQQEQALMSSERPVADVDNNQARLDDMVVQSDTKPAVSAWHDQADEQKDEQDEQAYQSAQTPVSPKLSPAHAKALPTQATSVDHLPNHMASGTARPKSHAMSTLEYRMSLSPVPTLDILDPKPEKVVTYTPQELEQLSELLEIKLQEFNIKASVISALVGPVVTRFEVDLAAGIKASRVIKVAQDLARSLSMTSLRVIPVIAGKPYIGIEVPNKKRQIVSLLELLDTPDYQDPNAGISIAIGANISGKPVIADLAKAPHMLVAGTTGSGKSVLVNSFLVSMLLKYTPEELRLVLIDPKQLELANYGDIPHLLTPVITDMTEATAALNWCVAEMERRYLLMSKLRVRNIAAFNQKVKEAEEAGEPIADLLWSASDHVSDMVPRQKPLSKIVVVADEFADMIMQLGKTAEEPIVRLAQKSRAAGIHLILATQRPVATVVTGLIKSNIPVRVALRVNSATDSRIIIEESGAENMLGHGDMMFLAPGAIETERVHGAYVKDDEVNRVTDAWRERGSPDYIDLTESYTFEGEGSGDTGAGSDDEYFDLAVSHTLDTRKVSISALQRKFSIGYNRAARIVDMMEERGIVSAPDNNGKRQILM, via the coding sequence ATGAATAAACTTTTACAAAACGATTCTGTCAATCAAATGCTCGGTCAGCTGCCCATCGTCAAACGCCTGTTTTTTAGCGTCATTGGCGTGGCGTTATTGGTTTTTTTGTTCATTGCATTATTTTCTTATAATCCTGCCGATCCTGCGTGGTCGCATGTCGGCAGCCATCAGAACATCACCAATGTCGGCGGTCAGCTCGGTGCTTGGACGGCGGACATTTTGCGAGCATTTTTTGGGCTTGGGGCGTGGTTTTTTGTGGTGATGCTAAGTCATGAGCTGGTGCGCCTGTGGTGGGTGCGAACGCCAGTATTTTGGGTGCTTAGGCTGTTGGCTTATGGGTTTTTGTTGCTGTGTTTGAGTGCGATTTTTGCGCAGGTTGGCGCATGGTGGTCGGGTGAGTCGGCGGTATTTGGTGGCATGCTGGGGCATGAGCTGATGACTTCATTGGCGGGCGTTTTGGGCGTGGCGATGTCGGTGGGGTTTTTGGTGGTCATCGGCACGATTGTGGCGACTTTGACCTTTGACATTCATTGGTCGGCATTGTGGCGAAAGCGTCAGCAAAACACGCCAGATGAGGCAGAAAGTGAGGATGAGCAGGCAGATCATGAGCTTGAAGAAGAGGCGCTCATCATCAGCCAAAACACGCCAAAAACGCCTGTCTATCAAGCGCACAATCATGAAGGCACGCTGGAGAGTTTTTTGGTCAATTCAGGCTTGCGTGAAGATTTGCTTGCCAAAAAACACGCCGACGCACAAGCTGATGAGCATCACCAAGAATCTTGGCAGGCACAAGAGCAGGCAGATGAGTGGTCTGCCGATCAAGCATTGGATAATGCCAAAACAGACAGTCACGAAGTCGATGGCTTAGCAGGTGCGGCTTGGGCAGTGCAAAATACACCATCTGACGACATGGCGCACGATGTCGGTGATGCTGGTGTGGCATGGTCTGATGAAACGGCAGGCAAGAGAGCCGAGGATGTGCGGTATGATGGCATTGATGATACCTACTCCGATGACGCTTACTCTGATGATACTCACGCCCAGACGACTGCCTTTGCTGGCGTGGACTTGAACGCTTGGCAACAAGAGCAAGCGTTGATGAGTAGTGAGCGTCCAGTGGCTGATGTGGATAACAATCAGGCACGGCTTGATGATATGGTTGTGCAGTCTGACACCAAGCCTGCCGTATCAGCATGGCATGACCAAGCGGATGAGCAAAAAGATGAACAGGACGAGCAGGCTTATCAGTCAGCTCAAACGCCAGTTTCGCCCAAGCTGTCGCCAGCACACGCCAAGGCTCTACCAACTCAGGCGACAAGCGTGGATCATCTGCCCAATCACATGGCAAGTGGCACGGCGCGACCAAAATCGCACGCCATGAGTACGCTTGAATATCGCATGAGCCTAAGCCCTGTGCCGACATTGGATATTTTGGATCCCAAGCCTGAAAAAGTCGTTACTTATACACCCCAAGAGCTTGAGCAGTTGTCCGAGCTTTTGGAGATTAAATTACAAGAATTTAACATCAAAGCAAGCGTCATCTCGGCATTGGTTGGTCCTGTGGTGACTCGCTTTGAAGTGGATTTGGCGGCAGGGATTAAGGCGAGCCGTGTGATTAAGGTGGCTCAGGATTTGGCTCGCTCGCTGAGCATGACTTCACTGCGTGTGATTCCTGTGATTGCAGGCAAGCCTTATATTGGCATTGAAGTGCCAAATAAAAAACGGCAAATTGTCAGCCTACTTGAACTGCTGGATACGCCAGATTATCAAGACCCAAATGCAGGCATCAGTATCGCCATCGGTGCGAACATCAGCGGTAAGCCTGTCATTGCCGACCTTGCCAAAGCCCCGCACATGCTTGTGGCTGGTACGACAGGCTCTGGTAAGTCGGTGCTGGTCAATTCATTTTTGGTGTCCATGCTACTTAAATACACGCCAGAAGAATTAAGACTGGTCTTAATTGACCCAAAACAGCTAGAGCTTGCCAACTATGGCGACATTCCGCATCTATTAACGCCAGTCATCACCGACATGACGGAGGCGACCGCCGCACTCAACTGGTGCGTGGCTGAAATGGAACGCCGCTATCTACTGATGAGCAAACTGCGTGTGCGTAATATCGCCGCCTTCAACCAAAAAGTCAAAGAGGCCGAAGAGGCAGGCGAGCCGATCGCAGATTTGCTATGGAGTGCGTCCGATCATGTCAGCGACATGGTGCCACGCCAAAAGCCACTTTCAAAAATCGTCGTCGTGGCGGACGAATTTGCCGACATGATCATGCAACTTGGTAAGACTGCCGAAGAGCCGATTGTCCGCCTTGCCCAAAAATCTCGTGCAGCAGGCATTCACTTGATACTGGCGACTCAGCGACCCGTGGCGACAGTTGTTACAGGCTTGATTAAGTCTAACATTCCTGTGCGTGTGGCTTTGCGTGTCAATTCAGCCACCGACAGCCGTATCATCATTGAAGAGTCTGGGGCGGAGAACATGCTGGGTCATGGCGACATGATGTTTTTAGCACCAGGGGCGATTGAGACCGAGCGTGTGCATGGGGCGTATGTCAAGGACGATGAGGTCAATCGTGTAACCGACGCTTGGCGTGAGCGTGGTAGCCCTGATTATATTGATTTGACCGAAAGTTATACTTTTGAGGGCGAGGGCAGTGGCGATACAGG
- the trxB gene encoding thioredoxin-disulfide reductase has translation MTHHKLIILGSGPAGYSAAVYAARANLDPVIITGLQVGGQLTTTTEIDNWPGGRHGLTGTALVEEMKEHAERFGTQFIYDHIASVDLNQRPFVLNGDKDSYTCDALIIATGATAQYLGLESESKFMGQGVSACATCDGFFYKNQKVAVIGGGNTAVEEALYLSNIASHVTLVHRRDALRAEKIMQDQLFEKVKNGNISIEWNSTVKEVVGDEMGVTGVVIENTDGTSKQLDVMGMFVAIGHTPNTAMFQGQLAMKDGYITVNSGLDGNATATSVAGVFAAGDVADHIYRQAITSAGTGCMAALDAEKYLDGL, from the coding sequence ATGACTCATCACAAGCTCATCATTTTAGGTTCAGGACCAGCAGGCTATTCGGCAGCCGTCTATGCCGCTCGTGCCAATCTAGACCCTGTCATCATCACAGGTCTGCAAGTGGGTGGACAGCTGACCACCACCACCGAGATTGACAACTGGCCAGGTGGTCGCCATGGCTTGACAGGTACGGCATTGGTTGAAGAGATGAAAGAACACGCCGAACGCTTTGGCACACAGTTCATCTATGACCACATTGCCAGTGTGGATTTAAATCAGCGTCCATTTGTCCTAAATGGCGACAAAGACAGCTATACCTGCGATGCACTCATCATCGCCACAGGGGCGACCGCTCAATACTTGGGGCTAGAAAGCGAAAGTAAATTCATGGGACAAGGCGTGTCAGCGTGTGCCACTTGTGATGGATTTTTCTATAAAAATCAAAAAGTTGCGGTCATCGGTGGTGGCAATACCGCCGTAGAAGAAGCATTGTATCTGTCCAACATCGCAAGCCATGTAACGCTTGTTCATCGCCGTGATGCCTTGCGTGCTGAAAAAATCATGCAAGACCAGCTGTTTGAAAAGGTCAAAAATGGCAACATTTCTATTGAATGGAATTCAACCGTCAAAGAAGTGGTCGGCGACGAGATGGGCGTCACTGGCGTTGTCATTGAAAATACAGACGGCACGAGCAAACAGCTTGATGTGATGGGTATGTTTGTTGCCATCGGACACACGCCAAATACCGCCATGTTCCAAGGTCAGCTTGCCATGAAAGACGGCTACATCACGGTCAATAGCGGTCTTGATGGCAATGCCACTGCAACGAGTGTCGCTGGCGTGTTTGCTGCAGGCGATGTCGCCGACCACATCTATCGCCAAGCCATCACATCAGCTGGCACAGGCTGTATGGCGGCATTGGACGCTGAGAAGTATTTGGATGGTTTGTAA
- a CDS encoding helix-turn-helix domain-containing protein has protein sequence MTKYTDDLELSVIHHYLNGYGYEQTAKVFGMDDKQVELWVKLYQAHGIDGIRTRTSKTVYSSEFKHHAVLQILAGKSIRQLAIELNISNPALLSSWLKAYQNHGTWDLTPNPKAKTPCIKPIKHALVLNLMIKRSKLN, from the coding sequence ATGACCAAATACACAGATGACCTTGAGCTTTCAGTCATTCATCATTACCTTAATGGATATGGCTATGAGCAAACCGCCAAAGTCTTTGGTATGGATGACAAACAAGTAGAGCTTTGGGTGAAGCTCTATCAAGCCCATGGCATTGATGGTATTCGTACAAGAACAAGCAAAACTGTTTATTCATCAGAATTTAAGCACCATGCCGTATTACAGATATTGGCAGGTAAATCCATCAGACAACTTGCCATAGAGCTTAACATTTCAAACCCTGCTTTATTATCAAGCTGGTTAAAAGCATATCAAAATCATGGTACATGGGACTTAACTCCAAACCCAAAGGCAAAAACCCCATGCATAAAACCAATCAAGCACGCTTTAGTTCTAAACCTGATGATAAAAAGATCCAAGCTGAACTGA
- a CDS encoding IS3 family transposase, which produces MYLSPIIDLFNAEIVSYCLKDRPVYPLVDEMLKDALTKLKADEAPILHSDQGWHYQMQSYQQTLKDNNIIQSMSRKGNCLDNAVIESFFGTLKGEIFFHDKHQKRFTSIDKLKQVIDEYIHYYNHDRIKSKLKGLSPVQYRHLVLGSTA; this is translated from the coding sequence CTGTACTTATCACCCATCATAGACTTGTTTAATGCAGAGATTGTCAGTTATTGCCTAAAAGACAGACCGGTTTATCCACTGGTTGATGAAATGTTAAAAGATGCTTTGACCAAGCTTAAAGCAGATGAAGCACCAATATTGCATTCAGATCAAGGCTGGCATTATCAAATGCAAAGCTATCAACAAACCTTAAAAGATAATAACATCATTCAAAGCATGTCAAGAAAAGGAAATTGCTTGGACAATGCAGTGATAGAAAGCTTTTTTGGGACATTAAAAGGAGAGATATTCTTTCATGATAAACATCAAAAAAGATTTACTTCCATTGACAAGCTTAAACAAGTGATTGATGAATACATACACTACTACAATCATGATAGAATAAAGAGCAAATTAAAAGGACTAAGTCCTGTACAATACAGACACTTAGTCCTTGGTTCAACCGCTTGA
- a CDS encoding nucleotidyltransferase family protein, with amino-acid sequence MRPSQIIQSKRNEIYAIAKQFSIDELKVFGSVANGTDTPTSDLDLLITPHDKTTLFDLCGLKMELEELLGISIDIVTPRNLPFQDALQTAKPL; translated from the coding sequence ATGAGACCATCACAAATCATTCAATCCAAACGCAATGAAATTTACGCCATCGCCAAGCAGTTTTCCATTGATGAATTAAAAGTTTTTGGCTCGGTGGCAAATGGCACGGATACACCAACAAGCGATTTGGATTTGCTCATCACACCCCATGACAAGACCACCTTATTTGATTTATGTGGTTTAAAAATGGAGCTTGAAGAATTGTTGGGCATCTCCATTGACATTGTAACGCCTAGAAATCTGCCTTTTCAAGACGCACTACAAACAGCCAAACCACTATAA
- the aat gene encoding leucyl/phenylalanyl-tRNA--protein transferase has product MNPLNLTDLHAIADRSAFDFGSVIELADEDGFIGAGADLSTATLLNAYRTGVFPWFSAGDPICWWCPPIRCVINPNDFRPAKSLIRTAKKSNWQISTNLAFDEVMRACAEPRAYTDETWIVDEMIDAYTRLHELGVAFSVEVWADTPKDSELLGGLYGLQLGSLVCGESMFHRRTDASKIAFWAMTALAKHAGVQLIDCQLENPHLMSLGASLLPKDDFLAQIHTLNRTDTPHIHGRMAVQDLAL; this is encoded by the coding sequence ATGAACCCACTTAACCTAACCGACCTGCACGCCATCGCCGACCGCTCTGCTTTTGATTTTGGCTCGGTCATTGAACTTGCCGATGAAGACGGATTTATCGGCGCTGGGGCGGATTTATCCACCGCCACCTTGCTCAACGCCTATCGCACAGGCGTGTTTCCTTGGTTTAGTGCTGGCGATCCGATTTGTTGGTGGTGTCCGCCCATTCGCTGTGTCATCAATCCAAACGACTTTCGCCCTGCCAAATCACTGATTCGCACCGCCAAAAAATCAAACTGGCAAATCAGCACCAATTTGGCATTTGATGAAGTCATGCGAGCGTGTGCCGAACCTAGAGCCTATACCGATGAGACTTGGATTGTTGATGAGATGATTGACGCTTATACACGCCTGCATGAGCTTGGCGTGGCGTTTAGCGTAGAAGTGTGGGCAGACACACCCAAAGACAGCGAGCTGCTGGGCGGACTGTATGGCTTACAGCTCGGCTCGCTGGTATGTGGCGAGAGCATGTTTCACAGACGCACGGACGCCTCAAAAATCGCTTTTTGGGCGATGACAGCATTGGCAAAACACGCAGGCGTTCAGCTGATAGATTGTCAATTAGAAAATCCGCACCTGATGAGCCTTGGGGCAAGCCTACTTCCAAAAGACGATTTTCTTGCCCAAATTCACACCCTAAATCGCACCGACACACCGCACATTCACGGACGAATGGCAGTGCAAGACTTGGCTTTGTGA
- a CDS encoding NAD(P)/FAD-dependent oxidoreductase, translating into MSSQEFDAIIIGAGASGLFCAFHTALYGKQVLVLDHANKAGKKILMSGGGRCNFVNLHITPNEFVGQNRHFVKSALSRYGSEDFIKLVQKHGIAYHEKSHGELFCDESSKDILNMLLDECADAGVEIRLNTSIDGVVKDEQADRFVLSVCPKNAKPYRLGCRHLIIATGGLSIPTLGASGFGYQVATQFGHTIVPTEASLVPFTFTDKVGELARQLAGVSLDVIAFNDKASFALPMLFTHRGLSGPAMLQLSNYWQLGETIGVNLLPTHDVATLLVTAKKSHPKQLIRTVLSPYFPKKLLMALQELFWQAVAELELANIKDKQLKDIGRLINAWQIKPSGTEGYRVAEVTRGGVNTDEIKGKTMESKCCSGLYFIGEVLDVAGHLGGFNFMWAWASAYACSEAVGMDW; encoded by the coding sequence TTGTCATCGCAAGAGTTTGATGCCATCATCATTGGTGCTGGGGCGTCTGGGCTGTTTTGTGCATTTCATACCGCTTTGTACGGCAAGCAGGTATTAGTGCTGGACCATGCCAATAAAGCGGGCAAAAAAATCCTAATGTCAGGCGGTGGTCGTTGTAATTTTGTCAATTTGCACATCACACCGAACGAATTTGTCGGTCAAAATCGCCATTTTGTCAAGTCTGCCCTAAGTCGTTACGGTAGCGAAGATTTTATTAAACTGGTGCAAAAGCACGGCATTGCTTACCATGAAAAGTCGCATGGCGAGCTGTTTTGTGATGAATCGTCGAAAGACATTTTAAACATGCTACTGGACGAATGTGCGGACGCAGGCGTGGAGATTCGGCTAAATACCAGCATTGATGGCGTGGTCAAAGACGAGCAGGCAGATCGTTTTGTGTTGTCCGTTTGTCCAAAAAATGCCAAGCCGTATCGCTTGGGGTGCCGTCATTTGATTATTGCCACAGGCGGGCTTTCCATTCCGACTTTGGGGGCGAGTGGCTTTGGCTACCAAGTCGCCACACAATTTGGGCATACCATCGTGCCGACCGAAGCGTCCTTAGTGCCTTTTACTTTTACTGATAAGGTGGGCGAGTTGGCACGGCAGTTGGCAGGGGTTAGCCTTGATGTGATTGCTTTTAATGATAAGGCGAGCTTTGCCTTGCCAATGTTATTTACGCATCGTGGGCTATCAGGGCCTGCGATGTTGCAGTTGTCTAATTATTGGCAGTTGGGCGAGACGATTGGCGTGAATTTATTGCCCACGCATGATGTGGCGACATTGCTCGTGACTGCCAAAAAATCACACCCCAAACAGCTGATTCGTACGGTGCTGTCGCCATATTTTCCAAAGAAACTACTGATGGCATTGCAAGAGTTGTTTTGGCAAGCTGTGGCGGAATTGGAGCTTGCCAACATCAAGGATAAACAGCTTAAAGACATCGGACGACTCATTAACGCATGGCAAATCAAGCCGTCTGGCACGGAAGGCTATCGGGTGGCGGAAGTGACTCGTGGCGGTGTCAATACCGATGAAATCAAAGGTAAGACGATGGAGAGCAAATGCTGTTCTGGTCTGTATTTTATTGGAGAAGTGCTGGATGTGGCAGGGCATTTGGGCGGTTTTAACTTCATGTGGGCGTGGGCAAGTGCCTATGCGTGCAGTGAAGCGGTGGGCATGGATTGGTGA
- a CDS encoding oxidoreductase-like domain-containing protein, whose product MTDITQIPPPPEPPEDYECCDNGCDELCVFEIYRMQKADYDAKYQHLIEKADE is encoded by the coding sequence ATGACCGACATTACCCAAATTCCCCCGCCGCCAGAGCCACCAGAAGACTACGAATGCTGTGATAACGGCTGTGATGAGCTGTGCGTGTTTGAAATCTACCGCATGCAAAAAGCCGACTATGACGCCAAATATCAGCATTTGATTGAGAAAGCCGATGAGTGA
- a CDS encoding M48 family metallopeptidase: protein MMNALKKSLMVAALSASTVVAVTGCSSTTDAGAVGADRKQLMLVSSDQVMQLSSQAYQQTIAQARAQGKLDTNRAQVARLKSIANNLIPHTAVYRPDATSWNWQVHAITANDINAYVMPGGKIVFYSGIIERLKLTDAEIAAIMGHEMAHALREHSREKMSRSVATSGVLSIATAALGLSSGQQELAGIASQLGLNLPHSRTQEAEADRIGLELMARAGYDPNAAITLWQKMQAAGGGSAPQFLSTHPSSSSRIAAMQALIPTVMPLYQASNKR from the coding sequence ATGATGAACGCACTCAAAAAATCACTGATGGTCGCCGCTTTGAGCGCAAGCACCGTCGTCGCCGTGACGGGCTGTTCTAGCACTACCGATGCAGGTGCGGTGGGCGCTGACCGCAAACAGCTCATGCTTGTTTCTAGCGATCAAGTGATGCAGCTGTCCAGTCAGGCATATCAGCAGACCATCGCCCAAGCTCGGGCGCAAGGCAAACTTGACACCAACAGAGCCCAAGTCGCTCGCCTAAAATCCATCGCCAACAACCTGATTCCGCACACGGCTGTCTATCGCCCTGATGCGACAAGTTGGAACTGGCAAGTACACGCCATCACCGCCAACGACATCAATGCCTATGTCATGCCTGGTGGCAAAATCGTCTTTTATAGTGGCATCATCGAACGCCTAAAACTCACCGATGCCGAGATTGCCGCCATCATGGGGCACGAGATGGCACACGCCCTGCGTGAGCACAGCCGTGAAAAAATGAGCCGCAGCGTGGCAACTTCTGGCGTGCTTTCCATCGCCACCGCCGCACTAGGCTTATCATCAGGTCAGCAGGAATTGGCAGGCATCGCCAGTCAATTAGGTCTAAACCTACCACACTCACGCACCCAAGAAGCCGAAGCGGACAGAATCGGGCTTGAACTCATGGCTCGCGCTGGCTACGACCCAAATGCCGCCATCACGCTTTGGCAAAAAATGCAAGCAGCAGGCGGTGGCAGCGCCCCTCAGTTTTTAAGCACTCACCCAAGCAGCAGTAGCCGCATCGCCGCCATGCAAGCGCTTATCCCAACAGTCATGCCGCTGTACCAAGCCTCAAATAAGCGCTAA
- a CDS encoding BolA family protein yields the protein MNTPTADAIMTAMQSLDPTHLSLDNESHKHAGYFEGKESHFKLVVVSQAFTTKRLVARHQMIYALAQPLMTANGGTVHALAIHAYTPDEWAAQSQAPDSPNCAGQNKA from the coding sequence ATGAACACACCCACCGCCGACGCCATCATGACAGCCATGCAAAGCTTGGATCCTACGCATTTGTCGTTGGACAATGAAAGCCATAAACACGCAGGTTATTTTGAAGGTAAAGAAAGCCATTTTAAACTGGTGGTCGTAAGCCAAGCTTTCACCACCAAAAGACTGGTGGCACGCCATCAGATGATCTACGCCTTGGCGCAGCCTTTGATGACGGCAAATGGCGGTACGGTTCATGCGCTCGCCATTCATGCCTACACGCCTGATGAGTGGGCGGCACAGTCACAAGCGCCAGACAGCCCAAACTGCGCCGGTCAAAACAAAGCCTAG